In Rhodothermus marinus DSM 4252, a single genomic region encodes these proteins:
- the ybeY gene encoding rRNA maturation RNase YbeY, with the protein MKAPETEALEIVQAHPSRRLPNALLRRLVQAVLAGEKARLRYLSLVLTDHATVRELNRTYLGHDYDTDVLSFPLSEEPGVVEGEIYVDLDTAAERHAEFGATFTQEACRYVVHGLLHLLGYDDATPEARAHMHRLEDRYLQAAGLL; encoded by the coding sequence ATGAAGGCCCCGGAGACGGAGGCGCTGGAGATCGTCCAGGCACACCCCTCTCGTCGATTGCCCAACGCGCTGCTCCGGCGTCTGGTGCAGGCCGTGCTTGCGGGAGAAAAGGCCCGTTTGCGCTATTTGAGTCTGGTGCTGACCGATCATGCCACCGTGCGCGAACTCAACCGCACCTATCTGGGCCACGACTACGACACGGACGTACTTTCCTTTCCACTTTCCGAAGAACCCGGCGTGGTGGAAGGGGAAATCTACGTCGACCTGGACACGGCGGCCGAGCGCCACGCCGAGTTCGGCGCCACCTTCACGCAGGAAGCCTGTCGCTACGTGGTGCACGGCCTGCTGCACCTGCTCGGCTACGACGATGCCACGCCCGAAGCCCGGGCGCACATGCACCGGCTCGAAGACCGTTACCTGCAGGCCGCCGGACTGCTGTAG
- a CDS encoding cold-shock protein: MAARRGVVKWFDAKKGYGFIIHPEGGADIFVHYSQIISERRFKTLRTGQIVEFELHEGPKGLHARNVVPLDEVQRKAASGERTPRQQQSHSLSRS; this comes from the coding sequence ATGGCAGCACGTCGTGGCGTCGTCAAGTGGTTTGACGCAAAAAAGGGGTACGGCTTCATCATCCACCCGGAAGGAGGCGCCGATATTTTCGTGCACTACTCGCAGATCATCAGCGAGCGGCGCTTCAAGACGTTGCGGACCGGTCAGATCGTCGAGTTCGAGCTGCACGAAGGCCCTAAAGGGCTCCATGCCCGTAACGTCGTGCCGCTCGACGAGGTGCAGCGGAAGGCAGCCTCGGGCGAACGCACTCCCCGGCAGCAACAGTCCCATTCGCTGAGCCGCTCCTGA
- the metF gene encoding methylenetetrahydrofolate reductase [NAD(P)H] yields the protein MKVVEILEQATGPLISYEIIPPRRGGSLDEVLAVVEELMPFDPPFIDVTSHAAEVEYEQLPDGTLRPRVKRKRPGTIGICAAIKSRFGVETVPHLLCRGFTREETEDALIELHYLGIQNVMALRGDSPNYQKPIPPDRTVNEYAVDLVRQIANMNRGIYLEPLEDAVPTDFCIGVAGYPEKHFEAPNLTWDIMNLKRKIEAGAHYVTTQMFFDNRHYFRFVERCREVGINVPIIPGLKILTSKRHLQLLPSRFHIEIPEELVAEVEAAKLEHVPEIGIAWARRQAEELLEAGVPCIHFYIMLRADYVREVVAYLRKIA from the coding sequence ATGAAAGTCGTCGAGATTCTGGAGCAGGCGACCGGTCCGCTGATTTCCTACGAGATCATTCCGCCACGGCGAGGGGGCTCGCTGGATGAAGTGTTGGCCGTGGTGGAAGAGTTGATGCCGTTCGATCCGCCCTTCATCGACGTGACCAGCCACGCCGCCGAGGTCGAGTACGAACAGTTGCCTGACGGTACGTTGCGTCCCCGCGTTAAACGCAAGCGGCCGGGGACGATCGGCATCTGCGCCGCCATCAAAAGCCGCTTCGGCGTCGAGACCGTACCCCATCTGCTCTGTCGGGGCTTTACGCGCGAGGAGACCGAGGATGCCCTGATCGAGCTGCACTATCTGGGCATCCAGAACGTCATGGCACTGCGGGGCGACTCGCCCAACTACCAGAAGCCCATCCCGCCGGATCGGACGGTGAACGAATACGCCGTCGATCTGGTGCGGCAGATCGCCAACATGAACCGCGGCATCTATCTGGAGCCGCTCGAAGACGCCGTACCCACCGACTTCTGCATCGGGGTGGCCGGCTATCCGGAAAAGCACTTCGAGGCGCCCAACCTGACCTGGGACATTATGAATCTGAAGCGCAAGATCGAAGCGGGCGCCCACTACGTCACCACGCAGATGTTCTTCGACAACCGGCACTATTTCCGGTTTGTGGAGCGGTGCCGGGAAGTGGGCATCAACGTGCCGATCATTCCCGGATTGAAGATCCTGACCAGTAAACGCCACCTGCAGCTCCTCCCCAGCCGGTTTCACATTGAGATTCCGGAGGAACTGGTGGCCGAGGTGGAAGCGGCCAAACTGGAGCACGTTCCGGAAATCGGCATTGCCTGGGCGCGGCGACAGGCCGAAGAGTTGCTGGAGGCCGGTGTGCCCTGCATTCACTTCTACATCATGCTCCGCGCCGACTACGTGCGCGAGGTCGTGGCCTATTTGCGCAAAATAGCTTAG
- a CDS encoding glycosyltransferase family 117 protein gives MRRTLIERFVAAAVFLYALVLYGLTIAPTVSFWDSGEFIASVFGLEVMHPPGAPFYMLVARLFSMLAPSRELVALAVNWVSALSSAVTVLLTFLIIVRLIRHWQPPADQRTWTDDFIALAGGVVGACTFAVTDSFWFNAVEAEVYAMSMLFTALVVWLGLRWSEQAAAEVAMLRRGGTLSALSANRYLVLIAYLFGLAIGVHLLSLLALFFVALLVFFTEFERPEWTPAQRWLRIFGALVVSSIIFLIIYPGIIQELPDWAGKSGDPLLFGLVVLALVVGGVYYTHRQRKPAANLAMLCLAMILLGYSSYALIIIRSSVDPPIDLNDPETPHAFVSYLKREQYGETPLLRGATYNNQTGQIDQSRQVLFPRRWSPDPSHLRVYAQYDSDLDFFLRYQLGHMYIRYFLWNFVGKASDVQDAPAITGFLPGEKDLYFFQTPSERASRNVYYALPLLLGLLGMAFHFNHDWRRAFSVLVLFLVTGVGIILYLNQTPLQPRERDYSYVGSFFAFSLWVGIGAAGLLEILRDRLKETLRRPLLWGAAVVIFAAVPLHMLLQNYDDHDRSGRYVARDYAWNLLMSLDDNAIVFTNGDNDTYPLWYLQEVEAVRQDVRVANLSLLNTSWYIKQLKHQWARKSAPLPISLSDAQIDRLSVVAWEPREIELPVRLNPATDYERLGIAPEDSSRVMRPMRWRLEGRPYTRDLHLLYAADIAVLDMLRTNAERDWERPIYFAVTVSPDGQLNLQNFFQLEGQAYRVVPIRHNVTLGRVVPSITLERLRRFRFTNLDNPDVYFDENIRRMVDNYRSIYAHIATQLAQQGLPDEGEALLDTIMVRVPLETIPADLRSYYFLAQAYQQVGAPEKAVAIWKKAEPLVLFTLRTAHSQREADMAAQFVQIIRFTYMMAGDYEAAAAFSNRLAEVLGDDSFRKTPDQLRQEMEQFLRGDTSEEQ, from the coding sequence ATGCGTCGCACCCTGATTGAGCGTTTCGTAGCCGCTGCGGTTTTCCTGTACGCGCTGGTTCTCTACGGCCTGACCATTGCCCCGACCGTTTCGTTCTGGGATTCCGGCGAGTTCATTGCCAGCGTCTTTGGTCTGGAGGTGATGCATCCGCCGGGTGCGCCCTTCTACATGCTGGTGGCCCGGCTTTTCTCGATGCTGGCGCCGTCGCGCGAACTGGTAGCCCTGGCCGTCAACTGGGTGTCGGCGCTTTCGAGCGCGGTCACCGTCCTGCTGACCTTTCTGATTATCGTGCGCCTGATCCGCCACTGGCAACCGCCGGCCGACCAGCGCACGTGGACGGACGACTTCATCGCACTGGCGGGTGGCGTGGTGGGCGCCTGCACGTTCGCCGTGACCGATTCGTTCTGGTTCAATGCCGTCGAGGCCGAGGTGTACGCGATGTCCATGCTCTTCACCGCGCTGGTGGTGTGGCTGGGGTTGCGGTGGAGCGAGCAGGCGGCCGCCGAAGTGGCCATGCTGCGGCGCGGCGGCACGCTCTCGGCCCTTTCGGCCAACCGCTACCTGGTGCTCATCGCCTACCTGTTCGGTCTGGCCATCGGGGTACACCTGCTCAGCCTGCTGGCGCTGTTTTTCGTGGCGCTGCTGGTCTTTTTCACGGAGTTCGAGCGGCCGGAATGGACCCCCGCGCAACGCTGGCTGCGCATCTTCGGGGCACTGGTGGTCTCTTCGATCATCTTTCTGATCATCTATCCCGGCATCATTCAGGAGCTGCCCGACTGGGCCGGTAAGAGTGGCGATCCGCTGCTGTTCGGACTGGTAGTGCTGGCGCTGGTCGTGGGCGGCGTCTACTACACCCATCGCCAGCGGAAGCCCGCGGCCAACCTGGCCATGCTCTGCCTGGCGATGATCCTGCTGGGCTATTCGAGCTACGCGCTCATCATCATCCGGAGCAGCGTCGATCCGCCCATCGACCTGAACGACCCGGAGACACCCCACGCCTTCGTCTCCTACCTGAAGCGCGAGCAGTACGGCGAAACGCCCCTGCTGCGCGGCGCCACCTACAACAACCAGACAGGCCAGATCGACCAGTCGCGTCAGGTGCTCTTTCCGCGTCGCTGGTCGCCGGACCCGAGCCACCTGCGCGTCTACGCCCAGTACGACTCGGACCTGGACTTCTTCCTGCGCTACCAGCTCGGCCACATGTACATCCGCTACTTCCTGTGGAACTTCGTCGGAAAGGCCAGCGACGTGCAGGACGCACCCGCCATCACAGGCTTTCTGCCCGGTGAGAAAGACCTCTACTTCTTCCAGACGCCCAGCGAGCGCGCCTCCCGCAACGTTTACTACGCGCTGCCGCTGTTGCTGGGCCTGCTGGGCATGGCGTTCCACTTCAACCACGACTGGCGGCGGGCCTTCAGCGTGCTCGTACTGTTTCTCGTGACCGGCGTGGGGATCATTCTCTACCTGAACCAGACGCCGCTGCAACCGCGCGAACGCGACTACTCCTACGTCGGGAGCTTCTTTGCCTTCAGCCTGTGGGTGGGTATCGGCGCGGCCGGATTGCTGGAAATCCTGCGAGACCGGCTCAAAGAGACGCTGCGGCGACCGTTGCTCTGGGGTGCGGCCGTGGTGATCTTTGCGGCCGTGCCGCTGCACATGCTGCTGCAGAACTACGACGACCACGACCGGAGCGGCCGCTACGTGGCCCGCGACTACGCCTGGAATCTGTTGATGAGCCTGGACGACAACGCCATCGTCTTCACCAACGGCGACAACGACACCTATCCGCTCTGGTACCTGCAGGAGGTCGAGGCCGTGCGTCAGGACGTGCGCGTGGCCAACCTGTCGCTGCTGAACACCTCGTGGTACATCAAGCAGCTCAAGCACCAGTGGGCCCGCAAGTCGGCGCCGCTGCCCATCTCGCTGAGCGATGCCCAGATCGACCGCCTCAGCGTGGTGGCCTGGGAGCCACGCGAGATCGAACTGCCGGTCCGGCTCAATCCGGCCACCGACTACGAGCGCCTGGGCATTGCGCCGGAAGACAGCAGCCGCGTCATGCGTCCGATGCGCTGGCGCCTGGAGGGCCGGCCCTACACGCGCGACCTGCACCTGCTCTATGCAGCCGACATCGCCGTGCTCGACATGCTCCGCACCAACGCCGAGCGCGACTGGGAGCGCCCCATCTACTTTGCCGTCACGGTCAGCCCCGACGGCCAGCTCAACCTGCAGAACTTCTTCCAGCTCGAAGGTCAGGCTTACCGCGTGGTGCCCATTCGCCACAACGTGACGCTCGGGCGCGTTGTGCCTTCGATCACACTGGAGCGGCTCCGGCGCTTCCGGTTCACCAACCTGGACAACCCGGATGTTTACTTCGACGAAAACATCCGCCGCATGGTGGATAACTACCGGAGCATTTACGCCCACATCGCCACGCAACTGGCCCAGCAGGGACTGCCCGACGAAGGCGAGGCGCTGCTCGACACGATCATGGTGCGCGTGCCGCTGGAGACGATCCCGGCCGACCTCCGCTCCTATTACTTCCTGGCCCAGGCCTACCAGCAGGTGGGCGCACCCGAGAAGGCCGTGGCCATCTGGAAGAAGGCCGAGCCGCTCGTGCTCTTCACGTTGCGCACGGCCCACTCCCAGCGTGAAGCCGACATGGCCGCCCAGTTCGTACAGATCATCCGCTTCACCTACATGATGGCCGGCGACTATGAAGCGGCGGCGGCCTTCAGCAACCGGCTGGCCGAGGTGCTGGGCGACGACAGCTTCCGCAAAACGCCGGACCAACTGCGTCAGGAAATGGAGCAATTCCTGCGCGGCGACACCAGCGAAGAACAGTAG
- a CDS encoding cytochrome C oxidase subunit IV family protein, whose product MAHATHHIIPRPLLLKVFLTLVALTIITALTGQADLGAFSFLHVPLAIGIAVIKAALVVLFFMGLKYDRPINALAFVIGLLMVGVFLAFTLLDVFYRGDIGNLSPEPIRGPQVEQVEAPAGH is encoded by the coding sequence ATGGCACACGCGACACACCATATCATTCCCCGGCCGCTGTTGCTCAAGGTTTTTCTGACGCTGGTGGCGCTGACCATCATCACGGCGCTGACCGGTCAGGCGGACCTCGGCGCCTTCAGCTTTCTGCATGTGCCCCTGGCCATCGGCATTGCCGTGATCAAGGCCGCGCTGGTCGTGCTGTTTTTCATGGGACTCAAATACGACAGGCCGATCAATGCGCTGGCCTTTGTTATTGGCCTGCTGATGGTGGGGGTGTTTCTGGCGTTTACGCTGCTGGATGTATTCTATCGGGGCGACATCGGAAACCTCAGCCCGGAGCCGATTCGCGGGCCACAGGTGGAGCAGGTGGAGGCCCCGGCCGGCCACTGA